A region from the Antennarius striatus isolate MH-2024 chromosome 22, ASM4005453v1, whole genome shotgun sequence genome encodes:
- the LOC137589450 gene encoding zinc finger protein 11-like codes for MESNVFTALSKGDTLPLASLRLLVPPLQLMSASMWQVLKKQDIMNYWRVADYISLVMDMVPELLMYKHRTQLNLGLRARYILELCRSENLIQPDFIVSHLEKIKPPCPTPIEMKESVEEVVFNFLELIQTLLKDPEERRDFFMDVFPAEYGPQYDSDLQILFSEFLCRLDQLLPVPELEQTISWLGAECAVLDDCVHSVSEPTDLINLLQHHKQLGHLEQHVPPSIMGERILSSLSAVCPSKASNTTELIHSDPLQGVSDDTHTVSFVDDVAIEIITVTDYAEVELDTSTDIEVVGENCCEVTDTGIAMEESLVVLPGEDKVVARTEETQKPTSGLTNTIPQEANENWDSTQHKISVGPHDCPDCKKKFKFASSLIAHKVIHTGERPHRCNDCGRCFSFRQSLDRHRHTHKTRRKYTCVVCNETFHSLSARTEHKQTHMEDGTYTCHWCQKKFNWELALARHLKSHSDDHEANEHTEPHKQGQQVVVGNERFSEAPAAPPDPNHWLRVENKGELDNESGEPPKVVSVVKVRTSGRKPKPTMKIQVINLQKNMAVKRKKEHGKRRTPEIKPLPFTSTEHSYGSSMGSTQHSDKSSGGEDTSAAFSCLQCSFSHSEEEQVRQHVETVHSVEVQEERLSFQPLADDEGRFSCSDCEKSFKFQSLLKAHQRIHTGEQPFLCSQCGRRFSFKQSLERHKQTHKSGRKYECLICGEFFKSLVAQRQHKSTHMENDDYLCSDCGRAFAWKSALVRHLKTHCKYEDNVERSFKCPRCDLGFSCVSYLNKHLKTHREERVHTCNCGKSFAYRAALTAHQRIHQKERPHTCTQCGKGFLYKGGLLSHMKIHSEDMPFMCSFCGKSFKRERSMKKHERYHTRENIFSCSQCDKSFVYKATLIRHELTHSGERPYLCSDCGKGFFSHAELLKHERFHTGHKPFQCPHCDKKFTQSCYLTIHLRYHTGVRPYACTECDKSFLSANRLKRHQRTHSGEKPYLCGDCGKGFRQSYNLKMHQRTHTMKLT; via the exons ATGGAGTCGAACGTGTTTACGGCCTTATCCAAAG GTGACACCTTACCTCTGGCATCGTTACGGCTTCTGGTCCCACCTCTACAGCTTATGTCAGCGTCCATGTGGCAGGTTCTGAAGAAACAAGATATAATGAACTACTGGAGAGTAGCAGATTATATCTCTTTGGTGATGGACATGGTGCCAGAGCTGCTCATGTACAAGCACAGGACACAACTGAACCTGGGATTAAGAGCTAGG TATATTCTTGAATTGTGCCGTAGTGAAAACCTAATCCAACCTGACTTCATCgtgtctcacctggagaagATTAAACCACCATGTCCGACCCCAATCGAG ATGAAAGAGTCAGTGGAAGAAGTAGTCTTCAACTTTCTTGAACTAATCCAGACTTTGCTCAAAGATCCTGAAGAGAGACGAGACTTTTTTATG gaTGTCTTCCCAGCTGAGTATGGACCTCAGTATGACAGTGACTTGCAGATTCTTTTTTCTGAGTTCCTCTGTCGGCTGGATCAGCTGTTGCCCGTTCCTGAACTCGAGCAG ACTATTTCCTGGCTTGGAGCTGAATGTGCTGTGTTGGATGACTGTGTGCATTCAGTCTCTGAGCCAACAGACCTGATAAATTTGCTCCAACACCACAAACAACTTGGGCATTTGGAGCAGCATG TTCCACCATCCATTATGGGTGAGAGGATCCTCTCATCCCTTTCTGCAGTTTGTCCCAGCAAAGCGTCAAACACCACAGAACTCATTCACTCAGATCCTCTGCAAGGCGTCAGTGATGACACACATACTGTGTCATTTGTGGATGATGTAGCCATTGAAATAATCACGGTGACAGATTATGCAGAGGTTGAATTAGACACGAGCACTGACATTGAGGTGGTAGGAGAGAACTGCTGTGAAGTAACAGACACTGGCATAGCTATGGAAGAATCACTGGTAGTCCTTCCTGGTGAGGACAAAGTTGTTGCAAGGacagaagaaacacaaaaacccaCAAGTGGTTTGACAAACACTATACCTCAAGAAGCAAACGAAAATTGGGACTCCACCCAACACAAAATTTCTGTGGGACCTCATGACTGCCCAGATTGCAAGAAGAAATTTAAGTTTGCCTCTTCGCTAATCGCCCACAAGGTCATCCACACCGGTGAACGCCCCCACCGCTGCAACGATTGCGGTCGCTGCTTCTCCTTCCGGCAGTCCCTTGACAGGCACCGACATACACACAAAACCAGACGCAAGTACACCTGCGTTGTCTGCAATGAGACGTTCCACTCCTTATCAGCACGCACGGAgcataaacagacacacatggaaGACGGTACTTACACGTGTCATTGGTGCCAAAAGAAATTTAACTGGGAGCTGGCACTAGCAAGGCACCTGAAAAGTCATTCTGACGATCACGAGGCAAACGAGCATACTGAGCCTCATAAACAAGGGCAGCAAGTTGTTGTGGGTAATGAACGTTTCAGCGAGGCTccagcagcacctcctgaccctAACCACTGGCTGCGGGTTGAGAATAAAGGTGAGCTGGATAATGAGAGTGGCGAGCCTCCCAAAGTGGTTTCTGTGGTGAAAGTTCGCACAAGTGGGCGAAAACCCAAACCCACCATGAAGATCCAGGTGATTAATTTACAGAAGAACATGgcagtaaaaagaaagaaagaacacgGCAAGAGGAGAACTCCAGAGATTAAGCCTCTGCCTTTCACCAG TACAGAGCACTCGTACGGTTCGTCTATGGGCTCAACTCAGCACAGTGACAAAA GTTCTGGAGGGGAGGACACATCAGCTGCTTTCTCCTGCCTTCAGTGCTCCTTCAGCCACTCAGAGGAAGAACAGGTCCGGCAGCACGTGGAAACTGTCCACTCTGTGGAGGTTCAGGAAGAGAGGCTGTCCTTTCAGCCCCTCGCTGATGATGAAGGACGTTTTAGCTGCTCAGACTGTGAGAAGAGTTTCAAATTTCAGTCTTTACTGAAAGCACACCAGCGCATCCACACAGGAGAGCAGCCCTTCCTGTGTTCTCAGTGTGGACGGAGGTTCTCCTTCAAACAGTCACTGGAGAgacacaagcagacacacaagTCTGGGCGCAAGTATGAGTGCCTGATCTGTGGAGAGTTCTTCAAGTCCCTGGTGGCTCAGAGGCAGCACAAGAGCACCCACATGGAGAACGACGATTACTTATGTTCTGACTGTGGTCGGGCGTTTGCCTGGAAATCTGCACTGGTGAGACACCTGAAGACACACTGCAAGTATGAAGACAACGTGGAGCGATCTTTCAAGTGTCCTCGCTGTGACCTGGGCTTCAGCTGTGTCAGTTACCTCAACAAGCACCTCAAGACGCACAGAGAAGAGAGAGTTCACACCTGCAACTGTGGAAAGAGCTTTGCTTACCGGGCAGCTCTAACCGCGCACCAGCGCATCCATCAGAAGGAGAGGCCGCACACGTGCACACAGTGTGGGAAAGGATTCCTCTACAAGGGGGGCTTGCTGAGCCACATGAAAATCCACTCGGAGGACATGCCCTTCATGTGTTCCTTTTGCGGGAAGAGTTTCAAGAGAGAGCGCAGCATGAAGAAGCATGAACGCTACCACACCAGGGAAAACATTTTTAGTTGCTCACAATGCGACAAGAGCTTCGTCTACAAGGCGACTCTGATCAGACACGAGTTGACTCATTCAGGCGAGAGACCATACCTGTGCTCAGACTGCGGGAAGGGCTTCTTTTCTCATGCGGAACTTCTGAAGCACGAGCGGTTCCACACTGGTCACAAGCCTTTCCAGTGTCCCCACTGTGACAAAAAATTCACCCAGTCTTGCTACCTGACCATCCACCTGCGCTACCACACCGGTGTCCGGCCGTACGCCTGCACAGAGTGTGACAAGAGTTTCCTCAGCGCCAACCGCCTTAAAAGGCACCAGAGGACACATTCAGGAGAGAAACCTTATTTGTGTGGAGACTGTGGGAAGGGATTCAGGCAATCGTATAACCTGAAGATGCATCAACGAACACACACCATGAAGTTAACATAG
- the apex1 gene encoding DNA repair nuclease APEX1 yields the protein MKRGKKTEEAAADEENDAGSASAKKGKKAKEPEAPILYEDPPDKMTSKDGRNANMKITSWNVDGLRAWVKKKGLDWVREEDPDVLCLQETKCSEKSLPADITSMPEYPYKYWAASDEKEGYSGVAMLCKTEPLKVTYGIGKEEHDKEGRTITAEFPSFYLVTSYVPNAGKGLVRLDYRKTWDEDFRAYLSELDMQKPLVLCGDLNVAHKEIDLKNPKGNKKNAGFTPEEREGFDQLLEAGFVDSFRELYPEQANAYSFWTYMMNSRSKNVGWRLDYFVLSSSLLPGLCDSKIRNKAMGSDHCPITLHIAV from the exons ATGAAGAGAGGCAAGAAAACGGAGGAGGCCGCTGCAGACGAGGAAAACGATGCAGGATCTG CTTCtgcaaagaaaggaaagaaggcAAAGGAACCTGAAGCTCCGATTCTGTACGAGGATCCTCCTGACAAAATGACCAGCAAAGATGGACGCAATGCCAACATGAAGATTACCTCATGGAATGTGGATGGGCTTAGGGCCTGGGTTAAAAAGAAGGGTCTGGAT TGGGTCCGTGAGGAGGATCCAGATGTTTTGTGCCTGCAAGAGACAAAGTGCTCTGAGAAATCACTGCCTGCTGACATCACTTCCATGCCCGAGTACCCTTACAAGTACTGGGCTGCGTCTGATGAAAAGGAGGGTTACAGTGGTGTGGCCATGCTCTGCAAAACTGAACCACTGAAAGTCACCTATGGCATTG GCAAAGAAGAGCATGACAAAGAGGGCCGTACCATCACTGCAGAGTTCCCCAGCTTCTACCTGGTGACCAGCTATGTGCCAAATGCTGGTAAAGGCCTCGTGCGCCTTGATTACCGCAAAACCTGGGACGAAGACTTCCGGGCGTACCTGAGCGAGCTGGACATGCAAAAGCCCTTGGTGCTGTGTGGCGACCTAAATGTCGCTCACAAGGAGATCGACTTGAAGAATCCCAAGGGGAACAAGAAAAACGCAGGCTTCACCCCAGAGGAGCGCGAAGGCTTcgaccagctgctggaggccggTTTTGTCGACAGCTTCCGCGAGCTGTACCCCGAACAGGCCAACGCCTACTCCTTCTGGACCTACATGATGAACTCCCGTAGTAAGAACGTGGGCTGGAGGCTGGATTACTTCGTGCTGTCCAGCAGCCTTTTGCCAGGCCTGTGCGACAGCAAAATCCGTAACAAGGCAATGGGTAGCGACCACTGCCCCATTACTCTACACATAGCTGTCTAG